The Longimicrobiaceae bacterium genomic sequence CCCGAGCCTCAGCAGGAAATCCTCGAGCTTCTTCTCGCTGAAGCGGGCGAGCTTCCCCCGGAGCAGGTTGGACACGTCGGGCTGTGTCACGCCCAGGATGCGTGCCGCCTCCGTCTGGGTGAGATCGCGCTCCCTGAGCACGTTCCGGATGGCACGCGCGAGCTCGGCCTTTGCGAGGCGGAGGCTCACCTCGGGCATTCCCATGTCCTCGAAGACGTTGCCAGAGCTGTCGTGGACGGTCAGGTCGTCGCTCATTCGGCCCTCCGGGCTTTCACGTAGTGCTCCTCGTAATGCGCGCGAGCCCGCTTGAAGCGGGCCAGGATCAGCTCCTTGTCGGCCCTCGGGGTGGCGATTCCGCTCTTCGACTTCTTCTTGAAGACGTGGAGTACGTAGACGCATTCGGGAAATGCGGCCGTGTAGGCGGCGCGGTAGGTGTCGCGCTCGAAGTCCTCCGCGATCTTCATGATCTGGCTGGGCAGGCCCTCACCGAAGGCTCGCGCCCCGTAGGGGGTGTCGCCGTACTGCGCATCCAGGAGCGAGGAGCCGAAGACGTCCTGGACGTCGGCGGGCATCTGCTGCAGGTCGCGCTTGGATGACCCGATGAATTTGAGATCCTTCCGGCGCTGCGGCATTGGTGGAATATGGAGGCACTGCCATAAATAAACAAGCCCGACCACACGTGATCGGGCCTGCTCGCCGTTGTGGGCCACGACGGCGAGCTGCGGGGCAACGCGCGAACACCACGCTCTAGAAGGGAAGGGCCGGGAGGGTGAAGGAAAAGGTGGTCCCCTCTCCGGGAGCGCTCTCCACCTCGATCTTCCCGCCGTGCGCCTCCACGATCCCCCGCGCGATGGCGAGCCCCAGCCCCAGGCCGCCCGCGCGGCTGCGGTCCGCCTGCCAGAACCGGTCGAAGAGGCGGGGGAGGTGCTCCGGGGGGATCCCCGGACCGGTGTCGGATACGGAGAAGCGGACCCGGCCCTCGGCCGCCTCGGCGCGCACCGTGACCGTTCCTCCCGAGGGAGTGAACTTCAGCGCGTTCCCCACCAGGTTGGAGAACACCTGCAGCACCCGGCCACGGTCGGCCTCCACCGGGGGGAGGCCCGGCGCGGTCTCCACCACCAGGTGGATCCCGCGCTCCTCGGCCTGCGCGTGGAACAGCTCCCCCACGCTCGCCGGGAGCGCCGCCGCGTCCAGCCGCGCCAGGTGCAGCGCGGGGGCGCCCTGCTCCAGGGCGATCACCTCCACCAGGTCCTGGATCAGCCCGGTCATCTGCTCGGCGGAGCGGCGGATCACGTGGAGCTGCTTCAGGTCGCGCTCCGTCCACTGCCCGGGCTGGGTCAGGTCCTCCAGGATGGTGGCGGCCAGGAGCACCGCGTGCAGCGGGTTGCGCAGGTCGTGCGAGACCACCGCCAGCACCTCGTCGCGGGCGCGGGCGGCCTGCCGCGCCTCCTCGTACAGACGGGCGTTGTCCACAGCGAGCGCGGCCCGGCGCGCCACCTCCTCCGCGACCGCCAGCTCCCCGGCGCCGTACGGCGCGCCGCCGGTGCGGGCCAGGCTGATGGCGCCCAGCGTGCGCCCCCGCGCCTGCAGCGGGACCACGATGGCCGAGGTGAGCCCCAGGTCCTGGAGCATCTCCAGGTGCTCCGGCGACCCGGCGACCTCCGCCAGGAGCGAGGGGGGGACCTCCGCCAGGAGCTGCGGCTCCCCGGTGCGGATGGCGCGCACCGCGGGGTGGGGGCCGGCCGGGTCCACCGGGAAGCGCCGCATCATCCCGCGCAGGATCTCCGCGCGCGCCGGGTCCGCGTGGGCCACCCCGGGCGCCCGGAGCTCGCCCTTCTCCTCCACCTGCACCAGGCAGTAGTCCGCCAGCGACCCGGCGCAGAGCGTCGCCAGGGTCTGCAGGGTGCTGCGGTAGTCCAGGGAGGACGCCAGCACGTCGCTCACGCGGCCCAGGAAGCGGTCCCGTTCCTCCGCCTCCTTGCGCTCGGTGACGTCGCGGACCACCCCCACCATGCGCGCGGGGCGGCCGTCCTCGCCGGGGAGGGGGCGGCCGTACCCGGCGATCCAGCGGCGCCGGCCGTCCGGGTGCACCACCCGGAACTCCGTCGCGAAGTCCTCGCCGGCCTCCAGCGCGGGCCGGAGCGTCTCCGCCAGCGCTTCGCGGTCGTCGGGGTGGACGCGCTCCATGAACGCCTCGTAGCTCCCCCTCGACTGCCCGGCGGGGAGCCCCATCATCCGGTTGTGCTCCGGGCTCCAGTGCACCACGCCGCTCCGGAGGTCCCAGTCCCAGTGCGCCATGCGCGCCGCGCGCAGCGCCACCCGCTGGCGCTCCTCGCTGGTCCGCAGCTCCTCCTGGGCCACCCGGCGGTCGGTGACGTCGCGCACGTACAGGGTGAGCCCGCCGTCCGCGGGGAAGGCGCGGTACTCCAGCCAGGAGCCCAGCGAGGGGTGGAACTCCTCGAACTCGGCAACGTCGTGCTCGCGGCGGGCGCGCTCCAGCTCCGCGCCCACGCGCCGCACGTCGTCGGGGAACGCCTCCGTGAAGGTCTTCCCCAGCAGCTCGGCGCGGTCCCGCTGCAGCAGGAACTCGGCGGCCCGGTTCACGTAGGCGAAGCGCCAGTCGGCGTCCAGCGCCAGGAAGCCGTCGGCGATGCTCTCCAGGATGGCCTCCACCCGCTCGCGACCCGTCTCCGCCGCGGCGCGGGCGGCGCGCTCGGTCTCCAGGCGCCTCCGCTCCGTCACGTCGCGGAGCAGCCAGCGGAGCCCCTCCACCCCGCCGGCACGGTCGCGGATCAGCCCCACCGTGCACGAGGCGTCCACTGCCTCGCTCCCGCGGGAGCGGATGCGGAACTCCCACTCCTGCACCCCGCCCCCGGCGGGGTGCTGCGCGAGGCGCGCGCGGAAGTCGCGGCGGTGCTCCGCGTCCACGAACAGGGCGAGCGGCTTCCCCGCCAGGCGCGTCTCGGCCACGCCCAGCAGCGCCGCGGCTGCCCGGTTCGCCTCCCGGATCACCCCGGCGCAGTCGGTGACGAGGTAGGCGTCCGGGGCGGAGTGGAAGAGGTCGCGGTAGCGCTCGCGCTCCGTCTCCAGCGCCTCGCGCGAGGCGGCCAGCGCCTCGTTCTGCTGCCGCAGCTCCTCCTCCGTGACCCGCAGCTCCTCCATGGCCGTCTGCAGCTCGTGGAGGGCGCTGTCCACGAACGCGTGCGCCTCCGGGGGGGCCTCGCGGGTGCTCCGGGCGAGCGCCTCCATCCGCCGCTGCGCGGAGCGGATCTGGCGCCTCACGATGTCGTCGGACTGCATGCGCTTCCGCCCACGGGTGGGATGTGGAGCCAAACACCGTTCGGTGATTGCAAAGCCCGCACCGGCCGGCCGCTCACGCCTCCGCGGCCGTCCCCATCCACTCTTCCATCAGCACCACCACCCCGCGCGCCTCGGCCTCCGGGCCCGCCAGCGGGACGCAGGTGATCCTGCAGCGGATGGGCCGCCCGCGGCGGTTCACCGCGTCGAGCACCACCTCCTGGAACTCGGAGCGCTCCTCCAGGCAGGCGCGGATCGGCGCCTTGAGCCGCTCCACGGGGAGGCCGATGTCCAGGCTCTGGAAGGCGGTGCCCTCCACCTCGTCGGCGCGGAGCCCCCACAGCTCCTCGGCCCTCCCGTTCCACAGGCGGATGCCCGACGCCTGGTCGAGCACGGCCACCCCCACCCGCAGGCTCCCCAGTATGGAGTCGACGTAGGCGGTGGCGACGTTCAGCTCGCCGGTGCGGCGGTGCAGCTCGTCGTTGATGGTCTCCAGCTCCTCGTTGGTGGACTGGAGCTCCTCGTTCGTGGTCTCCAGCTCCTCGATGGTGCTCTGCAGCTCCTCGTTCGTGGTCTCCAGCTCCTCGACGGTGCTCTGCAGCTCTTCGTTCGTGGTCTCCAGCTCCTCGTTGGTGCTCTGCAGCTCCTCGAAGGCCGTCTCCAGCTCCTGGTTGGCCTCCTCGACCTCGACGCGGAGCCGGTGGTGCTCGGTGACGTCGCTGAAGGCGACGCTCACCCCCAGCAGGCGGTCGTCCGCCAGGAGCGGGAGGACGTGGACGTCGAAGGTGCGCAGCTCCCCCTCGGCCGTGGGGTACTCCACCCCCGGCACGTGCACGGGCCTCCTCTCGGAGTACACCTGCTCGATCCGGGAGCGCAGCTCCACCGGGCGGTAGGAGAAGGTGAGGTCCTGCAGCGGACGCCCCGTGTCGTCCGCGGTGAGGGCGAACAGGCGCCGCGCCGCGGTGTTGGCGGAGACGACGGCGCCGCCCACGTCCACCAGGACGCGAGCCACCGGGTCCGCGTCGAGCGCGGCTTCGCGGAGCCGGAGCTGGTGCGCCGTCCGCGCCCCGGCGGCCGACGCCTCCGGGCGGCCGAGCGCCAGGAGCCGGTCGCGCAGGCCGGCCCGGGGGACCTTCTCGAAGATGCGCGCCCTGAGGTCCACCGGCGCGAAGTGGCTGCCGTGCGCGCGCCCCATCTCCGCCCTCCCCAGGAAGAGCAGCCCCCGGTCGTTCAGCGCGTAGTGGAAGCGGCTCATGATGCGCCCCTGCACCTCGGCGTTGAAGTACATGAGCGTGTTCCGGCACACCAGGAGGTCCAGGTGCGAGATGGGCGCGTCCTGCACCACGTCGTGGCGCCCGAAGATCACGAAGCGCCGCAGGTCCGCGCGCAGGACGTAACGGCCGCCGGAGGGGTCGAAGTAGCGGTCCCGCAGCTCGGCGGGGACGCCCTCCAGCTCCTCCTCCGTGTAGCTCCCCTGGCGCGCGTGCGCCAGCGCCTCCTCATCCATGTCCGTGGCGTACACCTTCACCTGCTCGCGGAAGCGCTCCATCCCCAGCATCTCGGCCAGGAGGATCACCAGGGTGTAGGGCTCCTCGCCGGAGGCGCACCCGGCGCTCCAGACGCGGATGGGCTCGCCCGCGCGCTTGCCCGCGTCCAGGCGGGCGCGGAGCTCGCGCGCCAGCGCATCCCACGCCTCCGGGTCGCGGAAGAAGCCGGTGACGTTGATGAGGACGGTGTTGAAGAGCTGGGGAAACTCCTGCGGATGGGCCTCCAGGTAGCCGCGGTACTCGTCGAAGCCGCCGATCCCCACCTCCTCCATCCGCTTGCGGGTGCGCCGCAGCAGGGTGGAGCGCTTGTACCCGGTGAAGTCGAAGCCGCGGTCGGTCTTGAGGTACTCGAGGAGGGCCTCGAAGGAGGCGTCGGTTTCCGGTGCAGTCATTCGACGTCGCGGAGGTCCGGGAGACGGCGCGCAGAGGGTGCGGACCGTTCAGGGTATGTAAATACTCTGCGCGCGGGGCGGGGCAGTCAAGGACGGAACGGATGGCTTGCCGCCGCGGCACGCCACGTGCCCTGCTGGAGGGGGGCACGTGCGCGCGGCCGTGTCAGACCATGGGGGGAACGTGCAGGGACATGACGTCGTCGTGATCGGGGCGTCGGCCGGGGGGGTAGAGGCGCTCGTGCAGCTCTTCTCCCTCCTCCCGGCGGACACCCCGGCCAGCTTCTTCGTGGTGCTCCACGTGCCGGAGCGGGGGACCAGCGCGCTCCCCGCCATCCTGGGCCGGCGCACCGCGCTGCGCGTCTCGCACGCGCGCGACGGCGACCGGATCGAGCCCGGCCGCGTGTACGTGGCGCCGCCGGGGTGGCACCTGCTGGTCAAGCGCGGCTTCGTGCGCCTGGTGCGCGGCCCGCGCGAGAACGGCGCCCGCCCGGCCGTGGACCCGCTCTTCCGCACGGCGGCGGCGGCGTACGGCGCGCGGGTGGTGGGGGTGGTGCTCTCGGGGATGCTGGACGACGGCACGGCCGGGCTCCACCACGTCAGGGAGCGGGGCGGGGTGGCCGTGGCGCAGGACCCGGAAGAGGCGCTGTTCGCCGGGATGCCCCGGAGCGCCGTGGAGAACGTGGAGGTGGACCACGTGCTCCCGCTGGCCGGGATCGCGCCGCTCCTGGCGCGCCTGGCGAACACGGAGGCGATGCAGCCACCAGGAGGCGACGTGCCCGACCACACCCGAGAAGGGCC encodes the following:
- a CDS encoding helix-turn-helix transcriptional regulator; this translates as MSDDLTVHDSSGNVFEDMGMPEVSLRLAKAELARAIRNVLRERDLTQTEAARILGVTQPDVSNLLRGKLARFSEKKLEDFLLRLGMDVTVRITPSRSEHGRRLVEIG
- a CDS encoding type II toxin-antitoxin system RelE/ParE family toxin produces the protein MPADVQDVFGSSLLDAQYGDTPYGARAFGEGLPSQIMKIAEDFERDTYRAAYTAAFPECVYVLHVFKKKSKSGIATPRADKELILARFKRARAHYEEHYVKARRAE
- a CDS encoding PAS domain S-box protein, yielding MQSDDIVRRQIRSAQRRMEALARSTREAPPEAHAFVDSALHELQTAMEELRVTEEELRQQNEALAASREALETERERYRDLFHSAPDAYLVTDCAGVIREANRAAAALLGVAETRLAGKPLALFVDAEHRRDFRARLAQHPAGGGVQEWEFRIRSRGSEAVDASCTVGLIRDRAGGVEGLRWLLRDVTERRRLETERAARAAAETGRERVEAILESIADGFLALDADWRFAYVNRAAEFLLQRDRAELLGKTFTEAFPDDVRRVGAELERARREHDVAEFEEFHPSLGSWLEYRAFPADGGLTLYVRDVTDRRVAQEELRTSEERQRVALRAARMAHWDWDLRSGVVHWSPEHNRMMGLPAGQSRGSYEAFMERVHPDDREALAETLRPALEAGEDFATEFRVVHPDGRRRWIAGYGRPLPGEDGRPARMVGVVRDVTERKEAEERDRFLGRVSDVLASSLDYRSTLQTLATLCAGSLADYCLVQVEEKGELRAPGVAHADPARAEILRGMMRRFPVDPAGPHPAVRAIRTGEPQLLAEVPPSLLAEVAGSPEHLEMLQDLGLTSAIVVPLQARGRTLGAISLARTGGAPYGAGELAVAEEVARRAALAVDNARLYEEARQAARARDEVLAVVSHDLRNPLHAVLLAATILEDLTQPGQWTERDLKQLHVIRRSAEQMTGLIQDLVEVIALEQGAPALHLARLDAAALPASVGELFHAQAEERGIHLVVETAPGLPPVEADRGRVLQVFSNLVGNALKFTPSGGTVTVRAEAAEGRVRFSVSDTGPGIPPEHLPRLFDRFWQADRSRAGGLGLGLAIARGIVEAHGGKIEVESAPGEGTTFSFTLPALPF
- a CDS encoding CheR family methyltransferase → MTAPETDASFEALLEYLKTDRGFDFTGYKRSTLLRRTRKRMEEVGIGGFDEYRGYLEAHPQEFPQLFNTVLINVTGFFRDPEAWDALARELRARLDAGKRAGEPIRVWSAGCASGEEPYTLVILLAEMLGMERFREQVKVYATDMDEEALAHARQGSYTEEELEGVPAELRDRYFDPSGGRYVLRADLRRFVIFGRHDVVQDAPISHLDLLVCRNTLMYFNAEVQGRIMSRFHYALNDRGLLFLGRAEMGRAHGSHFAPVDLRARIFEKVPRAGLRDRLLALGRPEASAAGARTAHQLRLREAALDADPVARVLVDVGGAVVSANTAARRLFALTADDTGRPLQDLTFSYRPVELRSRIEQVYSERRPVHVPGVEYPTAEGELRTFDVHVLPLLADDRLLGVSVAFSDVTEHHRLRVEVEEANQELETAFEELQSTNEELETTNEELQSTVEELETTNEELQSTIEELETTNEELQSTNEELETINDELHRRTGELNVATAYVDSILGSLRVGVAVLDQASGIRLWNGRAEELWGLRADEVEGTAFQSLDIGLPVERLKAPIRACLEERSEFQEVVLDAVNRRGRPIRCRITCVPLAGPEAEARGVVVLMEEWMGTAAEA
- a CDS encoding chemotaxis protein CheB — its product is MQGHDVVVIGASAGGVEALVQLFSLLPADTPASFFVVLHVPERGTSALPAILGRRTALRVSHARDGDRIEPGRVYVAPPGWHLLVKRGFVRLVRGPRENGARPAVDPLFRTAAAAYGARVVGVVLSGMLDDGTAGLHHVRERGGVAVAQDPEEALFAGMPRSAVENVEVDHVLPLAGIAPLLARLANTEAMQPPGGDVPDHTREGPDPVEIEAHAPGDDRAGSPSGYTCPECHGALWALQEGELVRYRCRVGHAFSPETLLSEQATAMEAALWAALQALEERASLAHGMAERMERRGHPQLAARYRHEEEDARSRAELIRGVLLDGGTSDEAERGGEAQPAYT